One genomic window of Cydia splendana chromosome 16, ilCydSple1.2, whole genome shotgun sequence includes the following:
- the LOC134797974 gene encoding insulin-like growth factor-binding protein complex acid labile subunit: MDNTAKAILILTLLVATGPPVNSDCNIHEIGNDAPCGGRLVCTRDLSDAISLIVQMPCLYLYNDYSEEHILHQNFSVSVEAKDFDYTTNDSSVINELKDHINAISITNGRIKKFPETVLNLRQATIVDLSSNNIDSLNLAAFARPSMINVLNMSYNNIERLDAQIGWPSYWQLPVTTIDFSHNNIQGVLQNNIAPYVTLRHLNLSYNYIESFNQDTFSNLTGLLTLDISNNKIFKLDSSLTGLVSLQELYLDHNDLTHLNKDNFHSLFALKYLNISSNSLKSIESSSFNSLSSLTQLDLSNNNIEAILKSTFQNNSLLYSLDVSFNKISKIESGAFAGAHITDLKLHNNTLAGYLDTDAFNGLYFEKLDLSDADIGELGPDLFGPHPSFRSLNFSKNFISKISKTTFRNLDYLEELDLSFNKLPSIDFDTTGLKNLSHFYINNNAIKQIRRDSFQPLTSLQMIDLSNNAIEDIQTLSFTNLKILQALNLKNNPITDIPQRTFNGLSSCYDLDLSGSKIKTLQNNSFFGMRSLNKLNLSHSDIKLLDFNVFNGTGAIEFLDLSFNRIESFSINSTNLKLQRIQLTSNVITSINKMSFQKQRSVTLIDISYNKISYIQPGSFIDCEFLYSLNLNNNYLSSLQFGVFEGMESVSRINLSNNRFHRFDGKLFYGLSNLQVVYLDNNFIDKINLTEFTLSRSTITTLSIGGNPLICDMLVRFIHEGLSLRAESPNFDTENVNGITCKSETEINNNTQDNDNKMLLSGSDNLEKLVNVTNRYLAATFGTLLCAMLAVLCFFVYFKFRNKLTRSRVVSSSREVLSNAMELESNQD; the protein is encoded by the exons ATGG atAACACAGCCAAAGCGATCTTAATACTGACGCTACTGGTCGCTACAGGCCCACCAGTGAACAGCGACTGTAACATCCATGAGATCGGCAACGACGCTCCCTGCGGCGGCCGCCTCGTCTGCACTCGCGACCTCAGTGATGCCATCAGCCTCATAGTCCAAATGCCCTGCTTGTACTTATACAACGATTACTCAGAAGAACATATATTACATCAGAACTTCAGTGTCTCCGTAGAGGCAAAAGATTTCGACTACACCACCAATGACTCTTCAGTTATAAACGAGCTAAAGGACCATATTAACGCCATCTCGATAACGAACGGAAGAATCAAGAAGTTTCCGGAAACTGTTTTAAATCTGCGACAAGCGACGATAGTTGATCTCTCCAGCAATAATATTGACTCTCTAAATCTAGCGGCATTCGCAAGACCGAGTATGATAAACGTGCTTAATATGTCCTATAATAATATAGAACGTTTAGACGCCCAGATTGGTTGGCCTAGCTACTGGCAGTTACCAGTTACCACGATCGATTTTAGCCACAATAATATCCAAGGTGTGCTACAGAACAACATCGCACCATATGTAACATTAAGACATTTGAATTTATCTTACAATTACATAGAATCGTTCAATCAAGACACGTTCAGTAATCTGACAGGATTGCTAACGTTAGACATTTCGAACAACAAGATTTTCAAGCTTGACTCTTCTTTAACTGGTCTAGTAAGTTTACAGGAATTGTATTTAGATCACAACGATCTAACACATCTAAATAAGGATAACTTTCATAGCCTGTTCGCTTTAAAATATCTTAATATCAGCTCCAATAGTTTAAAAAGTATTGAGAGCTCTTCTTTCAACTCTTTAAGTTCTTTAACGCAACTGGACCTGAGTAACAACAATATTGAGGCTATTTTAAAATCAACGTTCCAGAATAACAGTCTTCTGTATTCACTCGATGTgtcatttaataaaatttcgaAAATAGAGTCGGGAGCCTTTGCAGGCGCGCATATCACAGATCTAAAACTCCACAACAACACTTTAGCAGGCTATCTCGACACTGACGCATTTAATGGTCTATACTTTGAAAAGTTGGACCTCAGTGACGCGGACATAGGAGAGCTGGGGCCGGATCTATTCGGACCTCATCCTTCTTTCCGATCGCTGAATTTCAGTAAAAATTTTATCTCCAAAATAAGTAAAACTACATTTAGAAACCTCGACTATTTAGAAGAACTAGACTTATCGTTTAACAAGCTACCAAGCATAGATTTTGATACAACAGGTCTGAAAAACTTAAGTCATTTTTATATCAATAATAACGCCATAAAGCAAATCCGAAGGGATTCTTTCCAACCTCTCACTTCGCTGCAAATGATTGACCTGTCTAATAACGCCATCGAAGATATACAAACTCTATCGTTTACCAATTTAAAAATTCTGCAagcattaaatttaaaaaataatcctATCACTGATATCCCTCAACGAACGTTTAATGGATTGTCCTCATGTTACGATTTAGATCTCTCGGGATCTAAAATCAAAACCCTTCAGAATAACTCATTCTTCGGAATGAGATCATTAAATAAACTCAATTTGTCACACAGTGATATAAAACTATTAGATTTTAACGTTTTCAATGGCACAGGGGCAATAGAGTTTTTAGATTTATCGTTCAACCGGATTGAATCATTTTCCATAAATAGTACAAATTTAAAACTGCAACGGATACAGCTAACTTCCAATGTTATCACATCCATAAACAAAATGTCTTTCCAAAAGCAGCGTAGTGTAACGTTAATTGATATCagttataataaaatatcataCATTCAGCCAGGATCCTTTATTGACTGTGAATTTCTTTATAGTTTAAATTTGAACAATAATTATTTGTCATCTCTTCAATTTGGCGTATTTGAAGGTATGGAAAGTGTAAGTAGAATTAACTTATCAAATAACAGATTTCACAGATTTGATGGTAAATTATTTTACGGTTTATCAAATTTGCAAGTCGTTTACCTTGACAACAATTTCATAGACAAAATTAATCTCACTGAATTCACATTATCTAGAAGTACCATAACAACTTTATCTATAGGAGGTAACCCGCTAATATGTGATATGTTGGTGAGGTTTATTCATGAAGGGCTCTCCTTGAGAGCGGAATCCCCAAATTTTGACACAGAAAATGTAAATGGAATAACATGTAAAAGTGAGACTGAGATAAACAATAACACTCAAGATAATGACAATAAAATGTTGCTTTCGGGAAGTGACAATTTAGAAAAACTTGTCAACGTCACGAACAGGTATTTGGCGGCCACCTTTGGGACACTTCTTTGCGCAATGCTCGCAGtgttatgtttttttgtttattttaaatttagaaataaGCTGACACGCAGTCGCGTAGTTTCATCTAGTAGAGAAGTGTTGTCGAATGCTATGGAATTAGAGAGTAATCAGGATTAA